From the genome of Uranotaenia lowii strain MFRU-FL chromosome 1, ASM2978415v1, whole genome shotgun sequence, one region includes:
- the LOC129752253 gene encoding probable phosphorylase b kinase regulatory subunit alpha isoform X1 yields MRSRSNSGVRLDYYQRIVHRLIMSHQQPVTGLFPASPQTQHAWIRDNVYCILAVWGLSMAYKKIADQDEDRAKAYELEQCCVKLMRGLLMAMMNQKDKVEQFKMSQNPLDSLHAKYSSKNGQPVVGDSEWGHLQIDAISLYLLILAQMTASGLQIVFSLDEVAFIQNLVFYIESAYCIPDYGIWERGDKSNHGQTELNASSIGMAKAALEAMNELDLFGARGGSASVIHVLADEAHKCQAVLQSMLPRESNSKELDAGLLSVVGFPAFACDDPQLIEATQEAVINRLQGKYGCKRFLRDGYKTPKEDNSRLYYERWELRMFEKIECEWPLFFCYLILNKEFQNDKESVSEYSRKLDEILVKTEEGMRLVPEMYAVPAEAVGAEYQSPGSQERIYVGRCPFLWGQSLYILGKLLQEGFLAVGELDPLNRRLGAQKKPDVVVQVVILAEDNDIRDKLAEHGIHVQTIGDVAPIEVQPARVLSHLYTYLGRNKKLGLSGRKSRDVGILSTSKLYSLKDRIFAFTPQFSDVSRFYIASDNDLMIDVLKGEINYLKSAWVGLLGRPLLTLVLKNVHLDNNKVPLAMIQTMKKLKSGYINGTRVILGNLGDFINTSAITDLSFLGSQEDGYPDKLNPQVQSYLDEHLLRSFSHRHSTTSIRSSGLKPKNLRRRMSVKGAIKKTRSINVDSETLGMEGNVTERRLSYSVTPQWLEPNQSSVTGGQAVSRDPSPNQMSRYTDQRVSIDENKKLHIQTSATTATPKIQIQPLPRHRPAAETNFENAEVEELLAMLRETENLEEQGDILQHLVDTQGLDFNTELGGPNDDSQSQGMLEEGRIVTVRGLLKGLYEKACQQKMWGLVRHTAGMLGKRVEDLAKAVTDLLVRQKQVTVGMPPNSEYTITAPLPEAELRTLIHEAYGDDESTAMLTQELLVYLAMFIRTEPQLFHEMLRLRVGLIIQVMAKELSRTLNCDGEQASEHLLNLSPFEMKNLLHHILSGKEFAINSVARGNISIVSCKSSRVSKKSQIGLGKEPDESENTMIDDRQGQWLRRRRLDGALNRVPRDFYPRVWTVLERCQGLAIEGRILPQSLTQEMTPNELKFALEVETALNTIPQPEYRQLVVEALMVLTLVTEHNIIASLGEIIYVEHLVHKANMLFLEDQRKTKGDAMLCCAKNKDIRETTTAGLLLCGGAAYICQHLYDSAPSGSFGTMTYIARAVASVLEGLPKQGDMDCTIC; encoded by the exons ATGAGAAGTCGAAGCAATTCCGGCGTTCGGCTGGATTACTACCAGCGGATCGTTCATCGGTTGATAATGTCCCATCAGCAGCCGGTTACGGGGCTGTTTCCGGCCAGTCCACAGACGCAGCATGCATGG atccgAGACAACGTGTACTGCATTTTGGCGGTGTGGGGTCTCTCGATGGCGTACAAAAAGATCGCTGATCAGGACGAAGATCGAGCCAAAGCCTACGAGCTAGAACAGTGTTGCGTTAAGCTGATGCGTGGCCTGTTGATGGCCATGATGAATCAAAAGGATAAGGTCGAACAGTTCAAGATGTCGCAAAACCCGCTCGATTCGCTGCATGCCAAGTATAGCAGCAAGAATGGACAACCCGTGGTGGGTGATAGCGAGTGGGGTCACCTGCAGATCGATGCCATCTCGCTGTACCTGCTTATTTTGGCCCAAATGACGGCCTCTGGGTTGCAGATCGTTTTTTCACTGGATGAAGTTGCATTCATCCAGAATTTGGTGTTCTACATCGAATCTGCTTACTGCATTCCCGACTATGGGATTTGGGAGCGTGGTGACAAATCGAACCACGGTCAGACGGAGTTGAACGCCAGCTCGATTGGAATGGCCAAAGCTGCTCTTGAGGCCATGAATGAGTTGGATCTTTTTGGGGCTCGCGGTGGATCGGCCAGTGTTATTCATGTGCTTGCGGATGAGGCCCACAAGTGTCAAGCTGTGTTGCAATCGATGTTGCCCAGAGAATCGAACAGCAAAGAGCTGGATGCCGGTTTGCTATCGGTGGTTGGATTTCCGGCTTTTGCCTGCGACGATCCTCAACTGATTGAGGCAACACAGGAAGCTGTCATCAATCGGCTTCAGGGCAAATACGGTTGTAAGCGATTTTTGCGAGACGGTTACAAAACACCGAAGGAAGATAATTCCCGATTGTACTACGAACGCTGGGAGCTGCGAATGTTCGAGAAGATCGAATGTGAATGGCCTCTGTTTTTCTGCtatttgattttgaacaaaGAGTTTCAAAATGACAAGGAGTCCGTTTCGGAATATTCCCGGAAATTGGACGAGATTCTGGTTAAAACTGAGGAAGGAATGCGCCTGGTCCCGGAAATGTATGCCGTCCCAGCAGAAGCAGTCGGTGCAGAATATCAGAGCCCCGGCTCCCAGGAAAGGATCTACGTTGGAAGATGTCCCTTCCTTTGGGGCCAATCGTTGTACATTCTGGGAAAGTTACTTCAGGAAGGTTTCTTGGCAGTTGGTGAGCTGGATCCGCTGAACCGTCGCTTGGGTGCTCAGAAGAAACCGGACGTTGTGGTACAGGTTGTGATCTTGGCCGAAGATAACGACATTCGAGATAAACTGGCCGAGCATGGCATCCACGTTCAAACTATTGGTGATGTTGCCCCCATCGAGGTACAACCTGCTCGAGTTCTGAGCCATCTGTACACCTATCTGGGTCGCAACAAGAAACTCGGACTATCCGGCCGTAAATCTCGGGACGTTGGCATTCTCAGCACCAGCAAGCTGTACTCCCTCAAGGATCGCATCTTTGCCTTCACTCCTCAG TTCTCGGACGTGAGCCGGTTCTACATCGCTTCGGACAACGACCTGATGATCGACGTGCTGAAGGGCGAGATCAACTATCTGAAATCGGCCTGGGTTGGGTTGCTGGGCCGGCCGCTCCTCACGCTGGTGCTGAAGAACGTACATCTAG ACAACAATAAAGTTCCACTGGCCATGATTCAGACCATGAAGAAGCTGAAATCAGGTTACATCAATGGGACCCGAGTAATCCTGGGCAACCTGGGCGACTTCATCAACACCTCGGCCATCACCGACTTAAGCTTCCTCGGAAGCCAGGAAGACGGTTATCCGGATA aactCAACCCTCAAGTGCAATCGTATCTGGATGAGCATCTGCTGCGGTCCTTCAGCCACCGCCATTCGACTACCTCGATTCGGTCGTCCGGTTTGAAGCCGAAAAACCTACGTCGCCGTATGTCGGTCAAGGGTGCCATCAAGAAAACACGCTCGATCAATGTTGACT cCGAAACACTTGGCATGGAGGGTAACGTAACCGAGCGTCGATTGTCCTACTCGGTGACGCCTCAGTGGTTGGAACCTAATCAGAGTAGCGTCACCGGAGGCCAGGCCGTATCGCGAGATCCATCGCCCAATCAGATGAGCCGTTATACCGATCAACGTGTTTCGATCGATGAAAACAAGAAGTTGCACATCCAAACATCGGCAACCACAGCCA CTCCGAAGATTCAAATTCAACCACTGCCCCGACATCGCCCGGCAGCCGAGACTAACTTCGAGAATGCCGAGGTCGAAGAGTTGCTGGCCATGCTGCGCGAAACGGAGAACCTCGAGGAGCAGGGCGATATCCTGCAGCATCTGGTCGATACCCAGGGGCTGGACTTCAACACAG AACTCGGAGGTCCTAATGACGATTCCCAATCCCAAGGCATGCTAGAGGAGGGTCGCATTGTTACGGTGCGCGGACTGTTGAAGGGTCTGTACGAGAAGGCCTGCCAGCAGAAGATGTGGGGCCTGGTTCGCCATACGGCAGGTATGCTGGGCAAGCGCGTCGAGGATTTGGCCAAAGCTGTTACCGATCTGTTGGTGCGACAGAAACAG GTAACCGTTGGAATGCCACCGAACAGTGAGTACACCATAACGGCACCGCTGCCGGAGGCTGAACTCCGTACGCTGATCCATGAGGCTTACGGCGACGACGAGAGTACTGCTATGTTAACCCAGGAATTGCTAGTATATTTAGCCATGTTCATCCGTACGGAACCGCAGCTGTTCCACGAAATGTTGAGGCTACGCGTGGGTCTCATTATCCAGGTGATGGCCAAGGAACTGTCCCGTACGCTGAACTGTGACGGTGAACAGGCTTCCGAACATTTGTTGAATCTTTCTCCTTTCGAGATGAAAAATTTGCTGCATCATATTCTAAGCGGTAAGGAATTTGCCATTAACAGTGTTGCCAGAGGAAACATCTCCATTGTCAGCTGCAAGTCTAGCCGTGTTAGCAAGAAGAGTCAGATCGGCCTGGGCAAAGAACCCGATGAGTCCGAGAATACTATGATTGATGATCGTCAGGGCCAGTGGCTGAGACGTCGACGCCTGGATGGTGCTCTTAATCGAGTGCCTCGAGATTTCTATCCACGAGTTTGGACCGTGCTGGAACGATGCCAAGGATTAGCCATCGAGGGACGTATCCTACCGCAAAGTCTTACCCAAGAAATGACCCCCAACGAGCTCAAATTTGCACTGGAAGTCGAAACGGCCCTCAACACTATCCCGCAACCGGAGTACCGTCAGCTGGTCGTCGAAGCTTTGATGGTTTTAACTTTGGTCACGGAGCACAACATTATCGCTTCCCTTGGGGAGATTATCTACGTAGAGCACCTGGTGCACAAAGCCAATATGTTGTTCCTAGAGGATCAGCGCAAAACAAAGGGCGATGCCATGTTGTGCTGTGCCAAAAATAAGGACATCCGGGAGACCACGACGGCGGGACTTTTACTTTGTGGAGGAGCTGCCTACATTTGCCAGCATCTGTACGACAGTGCCCCCAGCGGAAGTTTCGGTACGATGACCTACATAGCCCGAGCAGTGGCTTCCGTGCTCGAGGGACTGCCCAAACAAGGCGATATGGATTGCACCATCTGCTAA
- the LOC129752253 gene encoding probable phosphorylase b kinase regulatory subunit alpha isoform X2, translating into MRSRSNSGVRLDYYQRIVHRLIMSHQQPVTGLFPASPQTQHAWIRDNVYCILAVWGLSMAYKKIADQDEDRAKAYELEQCCVKLMRGLLMAMMNQKDKVEQFKMSQNPLDSLHAKYSSKNGQPVVGDSEWGHLQIDAISLYLLILAQMTASGLQIVFSLDEVAFIQNLVFYIESAYCIPDYGIWERGDKSNHGQTELNASSIGMAKAALEAMNELDLFGARGGSASVIHVLADEAHKCQAVLQSMLPRESNSKELDAGLLSVVGFPAFACDDPQLIEATQEAVINRLQGKYGCKRFLRDGYKTPKEDNSRLYYERWELRMFEKIECEWPLFFCYLILNKEFQNDKESVSEYSRKLDEILVKTEEGMRLVPEMYAVPAEAVGAEYQSPGSQERIYVGRCPFLWGQSLYILGKLLQEGFLAVGELDPLNRRLGAQKKPDVVVQVVILAEDNDIRDKLAEHGIHVQTIGDVAPIEVQPARVLSHLYTYLGRNKKLGLSGRKSRDVGILSTSKLYSLKDRIFAFTPQIFDHDEYYTSRDPALLVSNFMDVLAFLSISWRHLLGRPTITLTATHWLIDNNKVPLAMIQTMKKLKSGYINGTRVILGNLGDFINTSAITDLSFLGSQEDGYPDKLNPQVQSYLDEHLLRSFSHRHSTTSIRSSGLKPKNLRRRMSVKGAIKKTRSINVDSETLGMEGNVTERRLSYSVTPQWLEPNQSSVTGGQAVSRDPSPNQMSRYTDQRVSIDENKKLHIQTSATTATPKIQIQPLPRHRPAAETNFENAEVEELLAMLRETENLEEQGDILQHLVDTQGLDFNTELGGPNDDSQSQGMLEEGRIVTVRGLLKGLYEKACQQKMWGLVRHTAGMLGKRVEDLAKAVTDLLVRQKQVTVGMPPNSEYTITAPLPEAELRTLIHEAYGDDESTAMLTQELLVYLAMFIRTEPQLFHEMLRLRVGLIIQVMAKELSRTLNCDGEQASEHLLNLSPFEMKNLLHHILSGKEFAINSVARGNISIVSCKSSRVSKKSQIGLGKEPDESENTMIDDRQGQWLRRRRLDGALNRVPRDFYPRVWTVLERCQGLAIEGRILPQSLTQEMTPNELKFALEVETALNTIPQPEYRQLVVEALMVLTLVTEHNIIASLGEIIYVEHLVHKANMLFLEDQRKTKGDAMLCCAKNKDIRETTTAGLLLCGGAAYICQHLYDSAPSGSFGTMTYIARAVASVLEGLPKQGDMDCTIC; encoded by the exons ATGAGAAGTCGAAGCAATTCCGGCGTTCGGCTGGATTACTACCAGCGGATCGTTCATCGGTTGATAATGTCCCATCAGCAGCCGGTTACGGGGCTGTTTCCGGCCAGTCCACAGACGCAGCATGCATGG atccgAGACAACGTGTACTGCATTTTGGCGGTGTGGGGTCTCTCGATGGCGTACAAAAAGATCGCTGATCAGGACGAAGATCGAGCCAAAGCCTACGAGCTAGAACAGTGTTGCGTTAAGCTGATGCGTGGCCTGTTGATGGCCATGATGAATCAAAAGGATAAGGTCGAACAGTTCAAGATGTCGCAAAACCCGCTCGATTCGCTGCATGCCAAGTATAGCAGCAAGAATGGACAACCCGTGGTGGGTGATAGCGAGTGGGGTCACCTGCAGATCGATGCCATCTCGCTGTACCTGCTTATTTTGGCCCAAATGACGGCCTCTGGGTTGCAGATCGTTTTTTCACTGGATGAAGTTGCATTCATCCAGAATTTGGTGTTCTACATCGAATCTGCTTACTGCATTCCCGACTATGGGATTTGGGAGCGTGGTGACAAATCGAACCACGGTCAGACGGAGTTGAACGCCAGCTCGATTGGAATGGCCAAAGCTGCTCTTGAGGCCATGAATGAGTTGGATCTTTTTGGGGCTCGCGGTGGATCGGCCAGTGTTATTCATGTGCTTGCGGATGAGGCCCACAAGTGTCAAGCTGTGTTGCAATCGATGTTGCCCAGAGAATCGAACAGCAAAGAGCTGGATGCCGGTTTGCTATCGGTGGTTGGATTTCCGGCTTTTGCCTGCGACGATCCTCAACTGATTGAGGCAACACAGGAAGCTGTCATCAATCGGCTTCAGGGCAAATACGGTTGTAAGCGATTTTTGCGAGACGGTTACAAAACACCGAAGGAAGATAATTCCCGATTGTACTACGAACGCTGGGAGCTGCGAATGTTCGAGAAGATCGAATGTGAATGGCCTCTGTTTTTCTGCtatttgattttgaacaaaGAGTTTCAAAATGACAAGGAGTCCGTTTCGGAATATTCCCGGAAATTGGACGAGATTCTGGTTAAAACTGAGGAAGGAATGCGCCTGGTCCCGGAAATGTATGCCGTCCCAGCAGAAGCAGTCGGTGCAGAATATCAGAGCCCCGGCTCCCAGGAAAGGATCTACGTTGGAAGATGTCCCTTCCTTTGGGGCCAATCGTTGTACATTCTGGGAAAGTTACTTCAGGAAGGTTTCTTGGCAGTTGGTGAGCTGGATCCGCTGAACCGTCGCTTGGGTGCTCAGAAGAAACCGGACGTTGTGGTACAGGTTGTGATCTTGGCCGAAGATAACGACATTCGAGATAAACTGGCCGAGCATGGCATCCACGTTCAAACTATTGGTGATGTTGCCCCCATCGAGGTACAACCTGCTCGAGTTCTGAGCCATCTGTACACCTATCTGGGTCGCAACAAGAAACTCGGACTATCCGGCCGTAAATCTCGGGACGTTGGCATTCTCAGCACCAGCAAGCTGTACTCCCTCAAGGATCGCATCTTTGCCTTCACTCCTCAG ATCTTTGATCATGACGAGTACTACACCTCGCGCGATCCGGCCCTGCTGGTCAGCAATTTCATGGACGTACTCGCCTTCCTCAGCATCAGCTGGCGCCATCTGCTGGGCCGGCCGACGATCACACTGACCGCCACCCACTGGCTCATAG ACAACAATAAAGTTCCACTGGCCATGATTCAGACCATGAAGAAGCTGAAATCAGGTTACATCAATGGGACCCGAGTAATCCTGGGCAACCTGGGCGACTTCATCAACACCTCGGCCATCACCGACTTAAGCTTCCTCGGAAGCCAGGAAGACGGTTATCCGGATA aactCAACCCTCAAGTGCAATCGTATCTGGATGAGCATCTGCTGCGGTCCTTCAGCCACCGCCATTCGACTACCTCGATTCGGTCGTCCGGTTTGAAGCCGAAAAACCTACGTCGCCGTATGTCGGTCAAGGGTGCCATCAAGAAAACACGCTCGATCAATGTTGACT cCGAAACACTTGGCATGGAGGGTAACGTAACCGAGCGTCGATTGTCCTACTCGGTGACGCCTCAGTGGTTGGAACCTAATCAGAGTAGCGTCACCGGAGGCCAGGCCGTATCGCGAGATCCATCGCCCAATCAGATGAGCCGTTATACCGATCAACGTGTTTCGATCGATGAAAACAAGAAGTTGCACATCCAAACATCGGCAACCACAGCCA CTCCGAAGATTCAAATTCAACCACTGCCCCGACATCGCCCGGCAGCCGAGACTAACTTCGAGAATGCCGAGGTCGAAGAGTTGCTGGCCATGCTGCGCGAAACGGAGAACCTCGAGGAGCAGGGCGATATCCTGCAGCATCTGGTCGATACCCAGGGGCTGGACTTCAACACAG AACTCGGAGGTCCTAATGACGATTCCCAATCCCAAGGCATGCTAGAGGAGGGTCGCATTGTTACGGTGCGCGGACTGTTGAAGGGTCTGTACGAGAAGGCCTGCCAGCAGAAGATGTGGGGCCTGGTTCGCCATACGGCAGGTATGCTGGGCAAGCGCGTCGAGGATTTGGCCAAAGCTGTTACCGATCTGTTGGTGCGACAGAAACAG GTAACCGTTGGAATGCCACCGAACAGTGAGTACACCATAACGGCACCGCTGCCGGAGGCTGAACTCCGTACGCTGATCCATGAGGCTTACGGCGACGACGAGAGTACTGCTATGTTAACCCAGGAATTGCTAGTATATTTAGCCATGTTCATCCGTACGGAACCGCAGCTGTTCCACGAAATGTTGAGGCTACGCGTGGGTCTCATTATCCAGGTGATGGCCAAGGAACTGTCCCGTACGCTGAACTGTGACGGTGAACAGGCTTCCGAACATTTGTTGAATCTTTCTCCTTTCGAGATGAAAAATTTGCTGCATCATATTCTAAGCGGTAAGGAATTTGCCATTAACAGTGTTGCCAGAGGAAACATCTCCATTGTCAGCTGCAAGTCTAGCCGTGTTAGCAAGAAGAGTCAGATCGGCCTGGGCAAAGAACCCGATGAGTCCGAGAATACTATGATTGATGATCGTCAGGGCCAGTGGCTGAGACGTCGACGCCTGGATGGTGCTCTTAATCGAGTGCCTCGAGATTTCTATCCACGAGTTTGGACCGTGCTGGAACGATGCCAAGGATTAGCCATCGAGGGACGTATCCTACCGCAAAGTCTTACCCAAGAAATGACCCCCAACGAGCTCAAATTTGCACTGGAAGTCGAAACGGCCCTCAACACTATCCCGCAACCGGAGTACCGTCAGCTGGTCGTCGAAGCTTTGATGGTTTTAACTTTGGTCACGGAGCACAACATTATCGCTTCCCTTGGGGAGATTATCTACGTAGAGCACCTGGTGCACAAAGCCAATATGTTGTTCCTAGAGGATCAGCGCAAAACAAAGGGCGATGCCATGTTGTGCTGTGCCAAAAATAAGGACATCCGGGAGACCACGACGGCGGGACTTTTACTTTGTGGAGGAGCTGCCTACATTTGCCAGCATCTGTACGACAGTGCCCCCAGCGGAAGTTTCGGTACGATGACCTACATAGCCCGAGCAGTGGCTTCCGTGCTCGAGGGACTGCCCAAACAAGGCGATATGGATTGCACCATCTGCTAA
- the LOC129752253 gene encoding probable phosphorylase b kinase regulatory subunit alpha isoform X3 codes for MRSRSNSGVRLDYYQRIVHRLIMSHQQPVTGLFPASPQTQHAWIRDNVYCILAVWGLSMAYKKIADQDEDRAKAYELEQCCVKLMRGLLMAMMNQKDKVEQFKMSQNPLDSLHAKYSSKNGQPVVGDSEWGHLQIDAISLYLLILAQMTASGLQIVFSLDEVAFIQNLVFYIESAYCIPDYGIWERGDKSNHGQTELNASSIGMAKAALEAMNELDLFGARGGSASVIHVLADEAHKCQAVLQSMLPRESNSKELDAGLLSVVGFPAFACDDPQLIEATQEAVINRLQGKYGCKRFLRDGYKTPKEDNSRLYYERWELRMFEKIECEWPLFFCYLILNKEFQNDKESVSEYSRKLDEILVKTEEGMRLVPEMYAVPAEAVGAEYQSPGSQERIYVGRCPFLWGQSLYILGKLLQEGFLAVGELDPLNRRLGAQKKPDVVVQVVILAEDNDIRDKLAEHGIHVQTIGDVAPIEVQPARVLSHLYTYLGRNKKLGLSGRKSRDVGILSTSKLYSLKDRIFAFTPQIFDHDEYYTSRDPALLVSNFMDVLAFLSISWRHLLGRPTITLTATHWLIDNNKVPLAMIQTMKKLKSGYINGTRVILGNLGDFINTSAITDLSFLGSQEDGYPDKLNPQVQSYLDEHLLRSFSHRHSTTSIRSSGLKPKNLRRRMSVKGAIKKTRSINVDSETLGMEGNVTERRLSYSVTPQWLEPNQSSVTGGQAVSRDPSPNQMSRYTDQRVSIDENKKLHIQTSATTATPKIQIQPLPRHRPAAETNFENAEVEELLAMLRETENLEEQGDILQHLVDTQGLDFNTGMLEEGRIVTVRGLLKGLYEKACQQKMWGLVRHTAGMLGKRVEDLAKAVTDLLVRQKQVTVGMPPNSEYTITAPLPEAELRTLIHEAYGDDESTAMLTQELLVYLAMFIRTEPQLFHEMLRLRVGLIIQVMAKELSRTLNCDGEQASEHLLNLSPFEMKNLLHHILSGKEFAINSVARGNISIVSCKSSRVSKKSQIGLGKEPDESENTMIDDRQGQWLRRRRLDGALNRVPRDFYPRVWTVLERCQGLAIEGRILPQSLTQEMTPNELKFALEVETALNTIPQPEYRQLVVEALMVLTLVTEHNIIASLGEIIYVEHLVHKANMLFLEDQRKTKGDAMLCCAKNKDIRETTTAGLLLCGGAAYICQHLYDSAPSGSFGTMTYIARAVASVLEGLPKQGDMDCTIC; via the exons ATGAGAAGTCGAAGCAATTCCGGCGTTCGGCTGGATTACTACCAGCGGATCGTTCATCGGTTGATAATGTCCCATCAGCAGCCGGTTACGGGGCTGTTTCCGGCCAGTCCACAGACGCAGCATGCATGG atccgAGACAACGTGTACTGCATTTTGGCGGTGTGGGGTCTCTCGATGGCGTACAAAAAGATCGCTGATCAGGACGAAGATCGAGCCAAAGCCTACGAGCTAGAACAGTGTTGCGTTAAGCTGATGCGTGGCCTGTTGATGGCCATGATGAATCAAAAGGATAAGGTCGAACAGTTCAAGATGTCGCAAAACCCGCTCGATTCGCTGCATGCCAAGTATAGCAGCAAGAATGGACAACCCGTGGTGGGTGATAGCGAGTGGGGTCACCTGCAGATCGATGCCATCTCGCTGTACCTGCTTATTTTGGCCCAAATGACGGCCTCTGGGTTGCAGATCGTTTTTTCACTGGATGAAGTTGCATTCATCCAGAATTTGGTGTTCTACATCGAATCTGCTTACTGCATTCCCGACTATGGGATTTGGGAGCGTGGTGACAAATCGAACCACGGTCAGACGGAGTTGAACGCCAGCTCGATTGGAATGGCCAAAGCTGCTCTTGAGGCCATGAATGAGTTGGATCTTTTTGGGGCTCGCGGTGGATCGGCCAGTGTTATTCATGTGCTTGCGGATGAGGCCCACAAGTGTCAAGCTGTGTTGCAATCGATGTTGCCCAGAGAATCGAACAGCAAAGAGCTGGATGCCGGTTTGCTATCGGTGGTTGGATTTCCGGCTTTTGCCTGCGACGATCCTCAACTGATTGAGGCAACACAGGAAGCTGTCATCAATCGGCTTCAGGGCAAATACGGTTGTAAGCGATTTTTGCGAGACGGTTACAAAACACCGAAGGAAGATAATTCCCGATTGTACTACGAACGCTGGGAGCTGCGAATGTTCGAGAAGATCGAATGTGAATGGCCTCTGTTTTTCTGCtatttgattttgaacaaaGAGTTTCAAAATGACAAGGAGTCCGTTTCGGAATATTCCCGGAAATTGGACGAGATTCTGGTTAAAACTGAGGAAGGAATGCGCCTGGTCCCGGAAATGTATGCCGTCCCAGCAGAAGCAGTCGGTGCAGAATATCAGAGCCCCGGCTCCCAGGAAAGGATCTACGTTGGAAGATGTCCCTTCCTTTGGGGCCAATCGTTGTACATTCTGGGAAAGTTACTTCAGGAAGGTTTCTTGGCAGTTGGTGAGCTGGATCCGCTGAACCGTCGCTTGGGTGCTCAGAAGAAACCGGACGTTGTGGTACAGGTTGTGATCTTGGCCGAAGATAACGACATTCGAGATAAACTGGCCGAGCATGGCATCCACGTTCAAACTATTGGTGATGTTGCCCCCATCGAGGTACAACCTGCTCGAGTTCTGAGCCATCTGTACACCTATCTGGGTCGCAACAAGAAACTCGGACTATCCGGCCGTAAATCTCGGGACGTTGGCATTCTCAGCACCAGCAAGCTGTACTCCCTCAAGGATCGCATCTTTGCCTTCACTCCTCAG ATCTTTGATCATGACGAGTACTACACCTCGCGCGATCCGGCCCTGCTGGTCAGCAATTTCATGGACGTACTCGCCTTCCTCAGCATCAGCTGGCGCCATCTGCTGGGCCGGCCGACGATCACACTGACCGCCACCCACTGGCTCATAG ACAACAATAAAGTTCCACTGGCCATGATTCAGACCATGAAGAAGCTGAAATCAGGTTACATCAATGGGACCCGAGTAATCCTGGGCAACCTGGGCGACTTCATCAACACCTCGGCCATCACCGACTTAAGCTTCCTCGGAAGCCAGGAAGACGGTTATCCGGATA aactCAACCCTCAAGTGCAATCGTATCTGGATGAGCATCTGCTGCGGTCCTTCAGCCACCGCCATTCGACTACCTCGATTCGGTCGTCCGGTTTGAAGCCGAAAAACCTACGTCGCCGTATGTCGGTCAAGGGTGCCATCAAGAAAACACGCTCGATCAATGTTGACT cCGAAACACTTGGCATGGAGGGTAACGTAACCGAGCGTCGATTGTCCTACTCGGTGACGCCTCAGTGGTTGGAACCTAATCAGAGTAGCGTCACCGGAGGCCAGGCCGTATCGCGAGATCCATCGCCCAATCAGATGAGCCGTTATACCGATCAACGTGTTTCGATCGATGAAAACAAGAAGTTGCACATCCAAACATCGGCAACCACAGCCA CTCCGAAGATTCAAATTCAACCACTGCCCCGACATCGCCCGGCAGCCGAGACTAACTTCGAGAATGCCGAGGTCGAAGAGTTGCTGGCCATGCTGCGCGAAACGGAGAACCTCGAGGAGCAGGGCGATATCCTGCAGCATCTGGTCGATACCCAGGGGCTGGACTTCAACACAG GCATGCTAGAGGAGGGTCGCATTGTTACGGTGCGCGGACTGTTGAAGGGTCTGTACGAGAAGGCCTGCCAGCAGAAGATGTGGGGCCTGGTTCGCCATACGGCAGGTATGCTGGGCAAGCGCGTCGAGGATTTGGCCAAAGCTGTTACCGATCTGTTGGTGCGACAGAAACAG GTAACCGTTGGAATGCCACCGAACAGTGAGTACACCATAACGGCACCGCTGCCGGAGGCTGAACTCCGTACGCTGATCCATGAGGCTTACGGCGACGACGAGAGTACTGCTATGTTAACCCAGGAATTGCTAGTATATTTAGCCATGTTCATCCGTACGGAACCGCAGCTGTTCCACGAAATGTTGAGGCTACGCGTGGGTCTCATTATCCAGGTGATGGCCAAGGAACTGTCCCGTACGCTGAACTGTGACGGTGAACAGGCTTCCGAACATTTGTTGAATCTTTCTCCTTTCGAGATGAAAAATTTGCTGCATCATATTCTAAGCGGTAAGGAATTTGCCATTAACAGTGTTGCCAGAGGAAACATCTCCATTGTCAGCTGCAAGTCTAGCCGTGTTAGCAAGAAGAGTCAGATCGGCCTGGGCAAAGAACCCGATGAGTCCGAGAATACTATGATTGATGATCGTCAGGGCCAGTGGCTGAGACGTCGACGCCTGGATGGTGCTCTTAATCGAGTGCCTCGAGATTTCTATCCACGAGTTTGGACCGTGCTGGAACGATGCCAAGGATTAGCCATCGAGGGACGTATCCTACCGCAAAGTCTTACCCAAGAAATGACCCCCAACGAGCTCAAATTTGCACTGGAAGTCGAAACGGCCCTCAACACTATCCCGCAACCGGAGTACCGTCAGCTGGTCGTCGAAGCTTTGATGGTTTTAACTTTGGTCACGGAGCACAACATTATCGCTTCCCTTGGGGAGATTATCTACGTAGAGCACCTGGTGCACAAAGCCAATATGTTGTTCCTAGAGGATCAGCGCAAAACAAAGGGCGATGCCATGTTGTGCTGTGCCAAAAATAAGGACATCCGGGAGACCACGACGGCGGGACTTTTACTTTGTGGAGGAGCTGCCTACATTTGCCAGCATCTGTACGACAGTGCCCCCAGCGGAAGTTTCGGTACGATGACCTACATAGCCCGAGCAGTGGCTTCCGTGCTCGAGGGACTGCCCAAACAAGGCGATATGGATTGCACCATCTGCTAA